The genomic window tgataaaaaaatagtataaataacAAACAATTGTCTTACTTTTCCATATTCTAGTACATATTCCACAGATATGAGATCACCGGGTAACTTGCCCTTCTTACGCACTGGTGCGCAACCAATACCCAATTCGGTTGCTACCAGAAAATTGAATAGGAAACCACGTGATTCCAATCCCACTATTATTTCAGCATTTGGGCATTTTTCTTTAACTAGTTGCACAAGCACTTCTTTCAAGTACTTGCAGGCAGTTGGGTCTCTCAGCGCACTGAAAATGTCactaaaagcaaaataaatttttagtcaTTACAAATGTATGATCTCATCTCAACTTATTTACCGGAAGACAATGCCCTTCTTTGGAAAATCCGGAAAAGTtccaattttacttttaatatacTCCAACTTGTCATCGTTGCCCATGTTTAGCTTAGTCTGATAAGTAAAAGTATAGATAGAGTGGGCAGTGCTTGTGTTGGAATGAACtgattaaaacaaatattttacaaatgctAGTAGGGAATTCAGGTTTCTATTGTGTAAAGTAAAAAGCAATTTAGCGCAATTATCAAATTTGACATTTTAAACAGCTGTTAGTTTTGTTATCAATATCGTAAAACTCGCGCTACCGTAGTTTGTTATTACCAATAACTAACCTACCATCAGGGTTGCAAATAAAGCATTAAAGAAATAGTTAATTCaacatttgaattaaatttttttaattttttaacacgAAAATCTTAAGtaaataatgttttcaatttttaatcccaaataccgaattgaaaaataaaaagaaattaatgctaaatacaatttaaaatttattaaaaaaaaattgaattccaaagatataattattaattgaaaaagaaacagcttaaaattttcatgttttcatataattttatatagaaatatacatcTGCTATCAAGAATCTTCAAAACTAGATTGTTGCTAGTTGTGCACTTCTGATTCAAGCCTTATTTTCAATGCATTTTAGTTCATCGAGCTTTAACTAACGCACAAAGCAACCCTCTGCTCCATATATAACACAATACAACACTGGTGCTCGTACACAGCTGATTTGTAGCTAAACAAAACATTCAACAAATCTTCCATGTgcgatttgaaaatttgttttacttttcaacgtaaataaacaaaaaacttgtTCAAATATGGGAAATTTAAAGCCGAAGGTGAAAAACAATAATGCTAATAAAGGGCATCAGCAAAATAAGCGTAAACTAAATAATAATGGAAAGCAACAATATAAGTCTAATAAACCTAATTTTCCAAACTCAAACCAATGGCGCCGGAAAAAGCCACAAGATGAGGTAAAGACTTACACACTTGTataaaaaacatacatttatttatatttttttttattacaggccagaaaacaaaaattaaaagaacgcGAAGAACTGAGAGCGCAAAAAATTGCAGAATCTAAAGCTGAAAAAGAGCGTGTGCAGCGCGAAAAAGAGGAACGCATACGCAATTACAAGAAGAAACGTTTAGAGAAAACAAAAGTGATCAGCAAGAAAACCAAGCGCGGTCAGCCGCTAATGAAGGATCGCATGGAATTGTTATTGAAGCAAATACAAGAAATGAAGCGTGGGGCATAGTTAAGAAATATGGGAAATAATGAATAGTCTataggattaaaaaaaataaaaataaattaaaaaattttcgaacaagATGGAAATCTTAAGCGTTATCATAcaataatattagaaaataaataataatagataaatataaatgtatttatacaaaaattaaacactTGTGTTGAGtgcataatataataatttttttattatttctgtaACCAACAAAAATCTGTtattattttcagatattattaaaGTAGTCGTCAACCTTTTTATGCTGTAATTGAGAACTAAatgaataaattacaaataagcAGAAACTTTAAGACCGTTTGCACCGAAgttaaaatacccttcacaatcAAAAAAGGTGTTCAAaaatgaacttgattttgatcgtttagtttgtatgacagttacatatacatatgtatagtgatccgatctaaaaaattattcaaaaattggaatGATTGTTCAAAATTCGCAAAGATGTATTTCAtagaaaaacttttccatacaaggtctTAGTTTTGATGATTCAGTATGTATGGTAGCTATTTGCTGTAGTAATCCGATATAAGTGGTGCCGACAAATGAGAACATTCTTGAGAAGCAAAGGAcatgtggaaaatttcagataGATATCTCAAGACTGTAGGAAATAGTAGCCAAATTGTCGCAGCTTGtcgcgctgatcatttatttacatatatctacatatatgtatgtatacatgtataaatatgtaggaTTGATTTTGTTGTAGCCGGAGagttctgccgagttgacagtccttggccgcaTACAAAACCAGCTCCATTCCGGTTACCAAGATCCGACAGTAGTGGGAACggactatacatatacatatgtatgtatataaatggtcTACGGCGTTTTTTCGTGGGGTAGATTAATAAATGAGAAATacaccgcgacctttggtctattgtgcccgaAATTGGTGTTAACACGGCCAAATTCGgggtgtaaaaaatattttattcgtcAATTGTTTAGCGAAAAGCCAAGctatatcatatgtatgtatattagtgcTTGAATTAAATTAACATCAAACTACTTGCTGAGGCAAATGCAAATATTCTACGACTTTCCActctaaaaattttttggcatgaaacaattttatttttcaatccaaacagaaaaattttacattttaccaataaaaattaaatctattttaataaaattgctttataactaaatttcttaaaatggCGCAAAATTTTCTGTACATGTTCGAATTTGTGGTCGATGATCTGTTGATAACACGGCCAAATCATTGCGCCCCAGAGGAGTACCCAACGTGCTGTGAAATCTCTTTTCGTTCCAGCGTTTTCGTCTCCATATGTGATCGCGAGTTCGGTCAATGCGTCGACGTTTGCGCACCTAAATGTGGCAAATGCTGTCTCTTCTCACTGGAGTCGCCAGTAACGGACAAAGATCGTCTGCTAATACACATTTATAAGAAGAAAACGGATAAATGCAAATTCCTCGTCGGTGCCACAGATATACCAATCAAGCCACTTTTCGATAAGGTAACAGAAAGCTTCAATATTGAAAATCCAAATTGGTTGGAGCAATTGGTCAAACATACTGCGCGTATGCCTGATCCGAAAACACCATCAAAGACTACAGTCGTCGATAATGATTGTGATGACGAAACTTTTGGACGCCGCGAACAAATGTGTCCCACCTCGGAGTTGACCAAGCGTCTGCTGCCGCTATTCAATATGAAACATATGCAAACCGGCAATTTAGTACTCATAATGCGTCTGGTTTGCAATGGACCAACGATTGTATCCAGTTTTCCATTCTCACGCATTTGTTCGACGGCTTGTGGTAAAAAGGTGACACCATGCCCATCTACTTGTCCGGCCATAGCGTCCAAGCCGCAAAGTGTATGCCCGATGCCAGATCCTTGTGCACCGGATCCGGACAAGAAAAAACCCATATGTCGTCGGTACTTTGCTTGTAATGCCGACAAGGGTTGTCCTTGCGAAGAGTGCGAAGACTATTGTGACAGGGGTAAGCATGTGGTATTTTCtatttatgcaataaatattgtATGCATATCGAATTTAAATGTGTAGAATGTCCCAGTGGttgtaagaagaagaaaaagcaaCCATCGCAAAATATTTGCTGCCCGCCACCACCGCCCTGTTGCTCGCCACCGCCTTGTTGCCCGCCGCCGCCACCGTGCTGCCCGCAACCCGACCCTTGCCAACAGAAGAAAGAACCGCGCACAGATATGTGTCAACGCTACTTTTCCAACGAGCCGAAGGGCTGCACCTGTGAAGAATGCATGGACGAATGCGAGGCGGGTAAGTCAATTCGAAGAGCTTAAAGTAGGAGCGGATCGTACCCTTTTTGTTGTAAAACTTTTatgtaagaaaattttttataaaactactATTTGCTTTGGTTTCGTTAGTAAAGCTTTCGTTGTTCGGTACTTCCTCAGTACACAAGTCTTCGCAGTAAATCCAACATAACCTTAAAATCgctcaaaaaattacaaataacttAGCGCTTCCACGGTACGTTCTCCTACCGCACACCCGAAttcttttttccataaaatgtgCTAACAAAACGGGTGCGATTCCTTGAGTATGTTTTCGTTGCTTCCACAACTTTCGCCTAATTTCTTATCATTTACACAGCCAAAGCTAGAGCATTACGGAAACTGCgctatttaatgcaaaaatatgcttaaaactttaaaagcaaaaaatacttaattctAGAACCATCGAAATTAAACATAacctataaaaattaaaatgaatttctttCCTTAAAAAGCAGTCAAAAGGGTATGTTCTGAACCTTCTCCTGGTGTTTGGTTTCTTTGCATCAATAATTctctttaattttatgtttacaCATTAGGAAGCACCGAAGAAGAATCGGATTCCTGTCAGCAATGTGTCCCGCCACAAATTATGCCGCCGTGCTTTATAGTTCCTACCAAACCCGAACCGGGTCCTGAGGCGTACGAAGAGTTCGAGGCTTGCTTAAATGGCAGTGGCCTGGTAATACGTGTCCTCAAGAACACGCATCAAGTGGAGAGCATCGATGATGGTGTTCAGGATAACCTTGATAGTGGTAGTGACTGCGACGGCAAGAATAATGCGGTGAGTAGATACTCTTTGTTGATAACTAAAGctgcttttgaaaattttcttattaagtTTGTAGAACTTTGGAAAGAAATACTATAAATGTATACTGtacttatatgcatatgtatgttttcttgGAGATTTATTGAATGGTCTGAATAGCTGAATATAAATGTACTGGGTTTATCCAGAAAGTATTAGGCTGATTTTCTTTCGTCGCGACTGTCCTTCGGCACCTGGAGattcaggacaaacattttcgtgcgacgtgtttctgtgagtggtgcagcgttcgttagagcaaaggtacgcgattaaattctgtgtgaaactcggtaattCTGCGACAGAAACGTTTGATATTTTCAAGCAGgctacccagatgttgctttagcatgAAGCGGTGTGTTTCGGTGttaccaggcctttttggagggtcgggaagaggtcgctgtcCAAGACCGtactgggagacctgcgacttagACAAACAACGACAATAtaactcgtgtgcgcaaagttttgaactaaGACCGTCGATTAAATAATCGTTTAATGGCATGGATTTTAAATTGAACAaatttacgtggaagtcctcaagagactcaaacctttcttgtgaacagctacctaatcaaggccggcatcccaacgtttccgcagccgccctacagcccagatgcgGTCCCGgacctttttttgtttccttgcctgactcaatcctattactttccggacaaatcctgtatACATTTCATTTCCCCATAGAGTTTGTTGGCTGTACTATTAGTTCGTCGTGAAAgccaaaatttttcgaaattgccCGAATTATTTGTTGTAGCATAAATAATAGTATGAATATTGAACTCAACAAATTTATTAACTTCTCTTCTAAAAATAGACACCAGATATCAGACACATGAACCTCAGAGTTATGGTTaacattttaccgaaaaaatcTGCTAATCTATGAGGTATCTTAATGAACTTTAGGGGTTGTGCCTTTTCCTATTGTGCCTTGATGCCAAAAATTTATAGATTCGAGTCAATA from Bactrocera tryoni isolate S06 chromosome 5, CSIRO_BtryS06_freeze2, whole genome shotgun sequence includes these protein-coding regions:
- the LOC120778677 gene encoding thyroid transcription factor 1-associated protein 26; the encoded protein is MGNLKPKVKNNNANKGHQQNKRKLNNNGKQQYKSNKPNFPNSNQWRRKKPQDEARKQKLKEREELRAQKIAESKAEKERVQREKEERIRNYKKKRLEKTKVISKKTKRGQPLMKDRMELLLKQIQEMKRGA
- the LOC120777441 gene encoding adenine phosphoribosyltransferase, whose protein sequence is MGNDDKLEYIKSKIGTFPDFPKKGIVFRDIFSALRDPTACKYLKEVLVQLVKEKCPNAEIIVGLESRGFLFNFLVATELGIGCAPVRKKGKLPGDLISVEYVLEYGKDIFEMQANAIKPGQKVIIVDDLLATGGSLKAAIELVRKAGGNVIGSFVVLELEDLHGRDKLDCDVYSLIKY
- the LOC120778676 gene encoding uncharacterized protein LOC120778676, encoding MAQNFLYMFEFVVDDLLITRPNHCAPEEYPTCCEISFRSSVFVSICDREFGQCVDVCAPKCGKCCLFSLESPVTDKDRLLIHIYKKKTDKCKFLVGATDIPIKPLFDKVTESFNIENPNWLEQLVKHTARMPDPKTPSKTTVVDNDCDDETFGRREQMCPTSELTKRLLPLFNMKHMQTGNLVLIMRLVCNGPTIVSSFPFSRICSTACGKKVTPCPSTCPAIASKPQSVCPMPDPCAPDPDKKKPICRRYFACNADKGCPCEECEDYCDRECPSGCKKKKKQPSQNICCPPPPPCCSPPPCCPPPPPCCPQPDPCQQKKEPRTDMCQRYFSNEPKGCTCEECMDECEAGSTEEESDSCQQCVPPQIMPPCFIVPTKPEPGPEAYEEFEACLNGSGLVIRVLKNTHQVESIDDGVQDNLDSGSDCDGKNNADNNNNNRCETINEILQRSNFAKNHVKRRTNGHIINGPKLPKIRANIKYAGNDSCEPDNYCVPFNKIKSICNAEQKLELYRRKGPCCTDDCGPIAPPLHPQDVRNCCLQVDPQEIKDTLKGINADTRKKGIEVCYKTCEDTDSDVFLVKLGNKQQHRRKRNTIEIELKTPKQPIVLPKQKMTTETQITDKELDEALAALCGGKKKGKKGKKGKKKKK